Below is a window of Fimbriimonadaceae bacterium DNA.
GAACCGAAGGTCCGGCTCAAGTTTGGCTACTGGTCCGCAATCGCCCCACGCTCGTGGGGATGAACCGAGCGGTCTTTTGATAGTCGCTAAAGACTTCCGAATCGCCCCACGCTCGTGGGGATGAACCGGTGAATGGGCAATCGCCGAAGGCGCACGTTTTAATCGCCCCACGCTCGTGGGGATGAACCGTAGCAAGAGGGCAAGCTGGCACCTGCCTGCCTAATCGCCCCACGCTCGTGGGGATGAACCGGCATCGGGAACTCCCGAAGCTGTCGCGGTGCCAATCGCCCCACGCTCGTGGGGATGAACCGTGCAAGGCGCGATCGCTCGAGCCGCGGCCCGAAATCGCCCCACGCTCGTGGGGATGAACCGCGCAAAGCAAACGCATTCGAAGGTTTGCCCTTAATCGCCCCACGCTCGTGGGGATGAACCGTTAGAGAGTTAGCGAAAGAGATTGTAAAACGAAATCGCCCCACGCTCGTGGGGATGAACCGACATCTATTTGGACCTTCTCGGCGCAGCTACCAATCGCCCCACGCTCGTGGGGATGAACCGGCAGACCTTTTTCACTTATGCCGATCCTCAGAAATCGCCCCACGCTCGTGGGGATGAACCGAGTCGGCGGGGTCGTTCGGAAACAGCCACACTAATCGCCCCACGCTCGTGGGGATGAACCGGGACGGAACCGTTCGCCCGATGAGGTCAATTGAATCGCCCCACGCTCGTGGGGATGAACCGAAGATGCGTCTACAGCGAACCCCCAAAATAAAATCGCCCCACGCTCGTGGGGATGAACCGTCCGGAACACGTGCGCGACTTGCCTACAAACGAATCGCCCCACGCTCGTGGGGATGAACCGATCGACGGGGCGAGCGCGGCGGCGAAGCTCTAAATCGCCCCACGCTCGTGGGGATGAACCGAACCTTCCCGACGTATCCGATGCGCCGGATAAAATCGCCCCACGCTCGTGGGGATGAACCGCACCGAAAGCAGGGGGAAGGGACGCTGGAAACAATCGCCCCACGCTCGTGGGGATGAACCGGCCTTTGAAATGTGGCTGCAGGCTTGCCTAGCAATCGCCCCACGCTTGTGGGGATGAACCGTCCAAAAGCAGATAGTCGAGGGCCTTAAGTGGAATCGCCCCACGCTCGTGGGGATGAACCGCGCAAGGACAATGTGCTGGTGAGGGCGGTGGTAAATGCCCCACGCTCGTGGGGATGAACCGCGATCCGCCGCTACAGACCGAAAGGCGCGAGCAAATGCCCCACGCTCGTGGGGATGAACCGTACACGCTATCGACGTTCGCTTTGGCGGGTGCAACTGCCCCACGATCGTGGAGAAGAACCGAATCCAAAACGCAAGTCTGATCGAGAGATTGCAACTGCCCCACGCTCGTGGGGATGAACTGGCCTCAATCCGATCACTCCACCTTATCTGCGTAACTGCCCCACGCTCGTGGGGATGAACCGAACCGATACGTGCAAAGCGCTGGATCTGCCGTAACCGCCCCACGCTCGTGGGGATGAACCGAGAGTTGCGCCAGATGCTTGCTATTGGCAAACAACCGCCCCACGTTCGTGGGGATGAACCGCCGATTACACAGTAGACCCAGAAGGCGTAGCGAACCGCCCCACACTCGTGGGGATGAACCGGCGTGACGGGTTGCTTTAGTGGTAAGCCTCAAAACCGCCCCACGTTCGTGGGGATGAACCGTCGTAATTCGGCGCAAACATAATCGCCCAGTCAACCGCCCCACATTCGTGGGGATGAACCGTTCTCCAAGAACAACATCGACCTGGTTCTTGGAACCGCCCCACGCTCGTGGAGCGGTTCGTGCCCGATAGATGGCCTCAAACCTTTGACTGACATTGAAATACTAGCTGCTTACGATTCTTGACTGAAGTCAACGTAGAGCCTGCGGTAGAACGCAATTATCTCTGTTGCCCTCTCCCGTCGATGATTCGGACTTGTGTGCGAGTGCTCCACCACAGGGGATTTGAACGGCTTGGATTCAGCCGGACAGCGTATCAGGCTCGTCAAAAAGACCAGCCGTATTGAATTCCCACTTCTTCTCTGTTAACAGAGTTCGCATGTCAGTTCGGCCTCTCCGCTGTCCGGGACGCGAGGCCATAGTTTCGCCTATTTGAACCATATCGCGAGGCGCATTTGGACGTTCGAACCTGCTTATTTTCAGTAGTAGCGGGTCCGGCCTGATTCTCAGCTTTCCCAGAGTGAGAACACATTCGTCGACCAATACGCTTGCAACCTGTCGTCGCTGGCTGACGATGCCGCCGGTGAAAACCTGAGGTGCTTTATGAAGGAATCGAACGGCACGCCGAAGCTGCACGACGTTTTGCTCAATTATCTTTGAGTCGTCTTCTATGCTCGACTCTCGCTTCCAGATTTCCTGCAGGTGGATCCGTCTTCTCTTTTGAAATTCTTCGGCAGAAATCTCCTGGTTTTCTCTCATCGCAATCAGGGAATCAAGCCGCAATTGAGCTTGGTCTAGTGCTGTCTGTCTTGAGCGCCTAACTTCATTCTGGTTCTTTGCAACCTTTCCCTCAGCGAAGTCGATTGCTTCGTTACCTATGATATAGGCATCCTTGTCTAGGTGCCAAGCCTCCAACAGGTTTCCGATGCTGCGAACGATGAACTCCTCAGAAACGCTGTTTTTTGGGCAGCCTCTGCGACCTGTGCAGTGGTAGTAGACGTATTCTCGTTGCCCTCCTGTTGAAGGGTAGCGCTTGACCTTTCGCTCGGCGGTAATCATGCAGCCGCAGACACCGCACCGGATAAGCCCCGTAAAGGCAAACTCGTGCTTCTGGGGTCTGATCTGGCTATGCCGTCCGAGCAGGCGTTGGACTCGTGCAAACTCGTCAACAGTTACCATTGCCTCATATGCACCTTCATGCCACTCGTCGCCGTATAGAAAACGCCCAGCATAGAATGGGTCAGAAAAGAGTCGGTAAAGCCCTGACCGAGACATGGGCCGTCCAGCCCTGCCCTTTCCAGATAGTGAACGGTAGCCCCAGCTTTCAAGGGCATCCAAGATTTGAGGCACAGAGTGTGCACCTGTCAGCATCATCTCCCATGCACGCCTAAGAATCGAAAAACGGTCGGGGTCTGGCTCCTGTACACAAGATTCCCTTCCACCGATCACCTGGATGACTGATCTGTATCCGGGCTTTGGCTTAGTGGGCCACCAACCGCGCCGTGCCTTTTCGTGCAGGCCCCGTTTAACGTTCTTGCTTAGGTCAATGATCTGTTGGTTGGCGTGGGCTGCTTCGACGGCAAGAAGCAACACGTTATCCTCCGGCCTATACTCTCGGTCTATGGTACGAATGGATTGAATGATGCCCTTCTGCAGCATCCACTGAACCTCACCTGCATCTACGGGGTTGCGGAAGAGCCTGTTTGTGCCCCAGCATAGAATCCCATTTGCTTCTCCTTTGCGAATCCGTTCAAGCATCGAAGCGAAAACCGGGCGAATGCCAGGCTCTTTCGCCGAGTGTGCCTCTTCCAACCGGTCTACTATCTGCAGATCGAGAGTCTTGGCTTGGCGGAGCAGGGCTGAGTTCTGATCGGGGATACTCTGAACCTGACGGTCTTCCTCTTCAGAGCTTTTCCGTGCGTACAGAAAATATTGAATATCGCTTGGCATAGCAGATACAGACCACCCTTCTAGCAACCTCGTACGCTTCCTTTGGAGTCAATTCTACGTTGAATTTGCGCTTGTACAAGGCTAGGATCGCGTTCATAGTGGCCTGACTGGGTGAGGGCAAATCCATAGAGCCTACGCCGAGCGCCAAGCTTGCTTGTCAGCCTTTGGCCCTCTTGATAGAGTTGCGCTATGAGAAGAATCTCTGCGACTATCGCACGCAAGGTTGAGATCGAGGTTCCTGCCTTTGCTAGAGCCGTCCACCAAAGGGGCGCAGACAGGATTATCATGACGATTGATGCGTTTGCAGGCGAGCCGAACCTTTTCTACCAGTGCGTTTGGTATGCCGTCAGTCACGGAAAGTACATCGAAATCGCACCCTTGTAGCTCTCTTGGACGTGTACCTGGCTTCTCCATGCGATGCGAATTTCGCTTTTCAGCTTCCAGTCTGGGCCTCCGTTCCGTTCGGTTTTTGTTCGGCATCAAGAATCGACATCTGACCATCCAAAGGACCGCCTGTGGAAAACTTCCAGTGTTTGCTGTGTTGTTGTTTTCTTTTGTCAAAGTTTCTTTTGTTATTTACGTATTCGGAACTTCGGAAACGAGCAAGCGCAAACCGTTTTTGAAACTTGGGAGTGGCAACTTGCGGATGGAGTGCAAAGTTTAGGTGGGAGTGCGACCGCCGCCGAGCCGCAGGGGTGTAGAGCCCGTACCCGTGCCGATCGCGAACGGCGATCAGACCGGACCGGACCAGCACGTCGATGGCCCGCGAAATCGCTGCGCTCTGCCTGCCTGTTTTGCGCTTGAATTGGAAATGAGAAAGCCAGTCAGAGCCCTTACGGATGCCGGAGCCGATGCTCCAGCCGTAAGTCTGGCGGACGATTATACAGATGATCCGCCACTCGGTGTCCGTGAGACGGGGCATGACCCGGTCAAGCAGGAAGTTGGGAAACGGCGTCGTGCCGACGATGAAGCGGTACTGCCTGGGTTTATTCATTTGGTGCATAGGCTGGAGCATCGTAGTCGTGCTCAATGGCCGCAATGAGAAGTGAAGCCGGGCGCTTGGCGGCCCGGTACGGCAGCCAGCGGAGTTGTTTACGGATCAGATCATACGAATAGCCTGAGGCGATGTTATCCGCCTTGCGCAAAGAAATTCCGACTTCGACGAGTTGAAGAACCAGCTCTTCTCGCTCGGTCAATACAACGTCGTCTGGAGTCGGCTTGCGACGACGCTTTGGTTCATTCTCGGGCAGCAGTTCTCCTATCGGTTGAAAGCCGTTCAAAACGACTCCTTTGCCAGCCATAACGAAGCGAAGAAGGCCAGGATCAGCAGGATCATAACGACGTACCAAACCCAGCGAAGCGGGTCACTGGGTGGACCGCTCCGAACATCGACAAAGTCCTCCGATTGGGAAACTGCCAGCGGCCTGACATGAACCCTTGGCTCAGTGTTCGCGGTACAGACAGAGCACCCAGCTAAGCGCAGGTGTGTAAGGGAGTCGAAATAGCGTTCATCCAGTACCCGCCACGTGTCTGTCTGAACAATGCCAAGACCCAGGTTGATCATCGAACGGGACAGATCCTGAAGAGAAACCAACTGGACCGGCCGCCCTGGATACTCGTTAATCGCTCTTTGAGCCGAGTCTTGGTAACGGCCGTTAGAGACAACCAGTCCGGTCGGAATTCCGTTGCGAAGCATGAATCCCCAAAGCTCATCGATAGCTCGTCGCTGGACCGGAGTCTGGCAATGCCTCAATTGAATCGCAATCTTAACTTGAGGATCCTGGGATGCCAAGGCTACAAAGTCGGCCCCTCCATTCTTGCGCCTTCCCCTTTGGTGGCAGCGGCCAAGCGAACGAACGTGGCTAAATCCCTGCCTGCTAAGCCAAAGCAAAGTGCAAATCTGAAACGAAGGAAAATCAAGGTTTCGCACTTTTCGCTCAAGAGCAATAAAAACGTTGCTGCTGCTGTGGTCGCTGTAGCGGCGGCTGTCGTCGTGGTTGTGAAGACGGATCATTGCCGATCTCCCAAATCTTCTTGAGACTTCAACCAAACGCCGCCAAACTCTCCGGTATCGCCAGTCCAACGACCGGACGTGATGTGCAGATACCGTCGGTCACGGCTTCCATTTGGCTCGTACAACCGGTCCGGTAGGCAGCCAGGACAACCAACGAGGTCGCAGACATACTGCGTCAGATATGTGCCATTCGGTGAGAAGACATCTCGGACATCAAGGGGCTTCCTTATCTCAACCTCTAAGCACTTGACAACCTTGGCCAGTGTGCTATACCGAGGACTAGACCGGCCATGCAGGAGCCGGGTTATTGCCGAAGTTGAGACGCCCGCGTCACGAGCTAGCCTTGATGTTCCTAAGAATGAGTAGCGGCCCGTATGCACCATGATAGCGGCCACGCGGTTGTGGCATCTCGCGGAAACGCTCACGCTGCGATCGATACTCGACATATCTTAATCGCAGCGTGACCGCCTCCGTGAGAGCGTGCAAATGTTCTGGCTTTGAAGCCCGTCTTCTTGCGCCCTCCGGGACACGGCGCTTATGTGCCCCAATGGGAAAACTACTTAGCCGCATGATCATTGGGGATGCTTTGACGGAGCTCAAGAAGCTTCCGGGCGAGTCGGTAAACTGCTGCGTCACTTCGCCGCCGTACTGGCAATTGCGGGACTACCGAGTTGACGGACAAATTGGATTAGAAAATGATCCATCCCAGTACATAAGCAAGCTCGTAGCCGTCTTTCGAGAAGTTAGGCGGGTTCTGAGGAAGGACGGCACTCTTTGGCTGAATCTGGGCGATACGTATATGTCGGCCTGGGCATGTTCAAGGGTCAGCCGGATCGGGCAGGGAGCGCCCCAGGCACACCAGCGACGAAACCGACTGGTTGGAGATCTCAAAGAAAAAGACATGGCCGGAATCCCTTGGCGGGTGGCATTCGCTCTGCAGAAGGATGGTTGGTATTTGCGCACCGACATTATCTGGCACAAGCCCAACGGCCTGCCCGAGCGCGTCCGTGATCGACCAACTAGGGCACACGAGTACCTTTTCCTCTTCAGCAAGTCAAGGCGGTACTACTACGACGTTGACGCTATCCGTGAGCCCCACCGATCGAAGCCGAAGAACACCGGCAAGCACTGGCCTGGTCCGATGTTTCGTAATCATCCTTCGGGAGGCTCACAAACTCTAAAGCCGAGGCAGATGTTTCACCCTTTGGGCAGAAACAAACGCACCGTTTGGACCATCCCCGTCAGCCATGGCCAAGGAGGTCACTTTGCCACCTTCCCCGAAAAACTGGTTGAACCATGCATCCTGGCAGGCTGCCCGTTAGGAGGAGTGGTTCTCGACCCGTTTGCAGGAACCGGCACAATGCTCCGAGTAGCACTGAGACTCGGTAGAAAGGGATTGGGGATAGAGCTCAACCCCGCTTATCCTCTACGATGAAGGTAGATATGAGCCGCCGCCTCTCCCTGTATCAAGGAGAGCCCTTGGACTCCTCTCATCCCCAATCTATAGACCGCCTAAAGGCGGTCGGGAAGCCCAGCCCAATGCCAGTAAAGCGCGGCGGCCCTTGAGATAGTTTTCGGCGGGCATTTGAGAGTACGGCACTAGTGCCTTTGCGGCTTTGCTCACAATATCTTATAGAAGCGAAAAGGATAGGTGAGCATTCAGCGCTTCAGCTCTTAAACAATTAACAGCTAATGATTCTTGATTGAAGCGTTAACTTCGCATTAACAAAGGAAGTCTCTCGGCATAACAATTTGTACATCCAAGCTCAAATCCTGAGTGTAGAGGTCGATTACTGAAAAAAGTAGCGGAAAAGCACTTGGCATTTCGGCAAAGCGTATCGTACTATATTCAGCAGTGATTCTGGGGTAGGCGAAAAGTGATACTCTCTCCCATAGCAGCAGAGCATGTCCACTCACCGCGCAACGCGGGCGAGCTTGAGGACGCAACCCACGTGGGAACCGGCGGAACGCCGGGCGAGGGTCCCTACGTCCGGCTGTGGCTCATCTTGGAGGAAGGAACCGTCCGCAAGGCCACCTACGCCTGCAACGGCTGCCCGTCTAGCATCGCCGCCGCCAGTATGTCCGCCCTACTGCTCGCCGGAAGAACAGTTGCCCAGGCGCTTTCCATTGATGCTAGGGACGTGATGACCGTACTGGGAGGGCTGCCGGAGGGGAAGGAGTACTACGCAGACCTTGCCGTGCAGGCGATCCAGGACGCTTTGAAGGAAGAACTATCGGAGAGACAGCTATGAATCCAATCTGTGTGCCATTTACAACTGGCGGCTCGGGAAGCTACGGAGGCGGAAGCTCTGGCGGAGGCTACGGTGCGCCCTCAGGAGGAGGGGGTTTGTACTACCCTGCTGGTGCGCCGGTCTGCTCCTCATGTTCTGCTTGCTGCACGACCGGAACTCCAGGCACTTTCGTCTCCCCTGGCGATTCTTCGCCGCCTCCTACAACATCACCATGTGGAAACCGACCCTGCTTCCAGTTCACATTCCCATAAGACGGCCAGGCATAGAAACCGAGC
It encodes the following:
- a CDS encoding recombinase family protein; the protein is MPSDIQYFLYARKSSEEEDRQVQSIPDQNSALLRQAKTLDLQIVDRLEEAHSAKEPGIRPVFASMLERIRKGEANGILCWGTNRLFRNPVDAGEVQWMLQKGIIQSIRTIDREYRPEDNVLLLAVEAAHANQQIIDLSKNVKRGLHEKARRGWWPTKPKPGYRSVIQVIGGRESCVQEPDPDRFSILRRAWEMMLTGAHSVPQILDALESWGYRSLSGKGRAGRPMSRSGLYRLFSDPFYAGRFLYGDEWHEGAYEAMVTVDEFARVQRLLGRHSQIRPQKHEFAFTGLIRCGVCGCMITAERKVKRYPSTGGQREYVYYHCTGRRGCPKNSVSEEFIVRSIGNLLEAWHLDKDAYIIGNEAIDFAEGKVAKNQNEVRRSRQTALDQAQLRLDSLIAMRENQEISAEEFQKRRRIHLQEIWKRESSIEDDSKIIEQNVVQLRRAVRFLHKAPQVFTGGIVSQRRQVASVLVDECVLTLGKLRIRPDPLLLKISRFERPNAPRDMVQIGETMASRPGQRRGRTDMRTLLTEKKWEFNTAGLFDEPDTLSG
- a CDS encoding replication protein, with the translated sequence MNKPRQYRFIVGTTPFPNFLLDRVMPRLTDTEWRIICIIVRQTYGWSIGSGIRKGSDWLSHFQFKRKTGRQSAAISRAIDVLVRSGLIAVRDRHGYGLYTPAARRRSHSHLNFALHPQVATPKFQKRFALARFRSSEYVNNKRNFDKRKQQHSKHWKFSTGGPLDGQMSILDAEQKPNGTEAQTGS
- a CDS encoding restriction endonuclease; translated protein: MIRLHNHDDSRRYSDHSSSNVFIALERKVRNLDFPSFQICTLLWLSRQGFSHVRSLGRCHQRGRRKNGGADFVALASQDPQVKIAIQLRHCQTPVQRRAIDELWGFMLRNGIPTGLVVSNGRYQDSAQRAINEYPGRPVQLVSLQDLSRSMINLGLGIVQTDTWRVLDERYFDSLTHLRLAGCSVCTANTEPRVHVRPLAVSQSEDFVDVRSGPPSDPLRWVWYVVMILLILAFFASLWLAKESF
- a CDS encoding helix-turn-helix transcriptional regulator, producing the protein MSSIDRSVSVSARCHNRVAAIMVHTGRYSFLGTSRLARDAGVSTSAITRLLHGRSSPRYSTLAKVVKCLEVEIRKPLDVRDVFSPNGTYLTQYVCDLVGCPGCLPDRLYEPNGSRDRRYLHITSGRWTGDTGEFGGVWLKSQEDLGDRQ
- a CDS encoding site-specific DNA-methyltransferase, producing the protein MGKLLSRMIIGDALTELKKLPGESVNCCVTSPPYWQLRDYRVDGQIGLENDPSQYISKLVAVFREVRRVLRKDGTLWLNLGDTYMSAWACSRVSRIGQGAPQAHQRRNRLVGDLKEKDMAGIPWRVAFALQKDGWYLRTDIIWHKPNGLPERVRDRPTRAHEYLFLFSKSRRYYYDVDAIREPHRSKPKNTGKHWPGPMFRNHPSGGSQTLKPRQMFHPLGRNKRTVWTIPVSHGQGGHFATFPEKLVEPCILAGCPLGGVVLDPFAGTGTMLRVALRLGRKGLGIELNPAYPLR
- a CDS encoding iron-sulfur cluster assembly scaffold protein produces the protein MILSPIAAEHVHSPRNAGELEDATHVGTGGTPGEGPYVRLWLILEEGTVRKATYACNGCPSSIAAASMSALLLAGRTVAQALSIDARDVMTVLGGLPEGKEYYADLAVQAIQDALKEELSERQL